Proteins co-encoded in one Brassica rapa cultivar Chiifu-401-42 chromosome A02, CAAS_Brap_v3.01, whole genome shotgun sequence genomic window:
- the LOC103872070 gene encoding paraxanthine methyltransferase 1-like, whose protein sequence is MATTPKWIMVGGEGPESYNQNSSYQRALLEAAKEKMSEAIKAKLSLDLISDRFSVADFGCASGPNTFVAVQNIIDAVEDKYRKETGQNPAENIELQVLFNDFTTNDFNTLFQSLPAGRRYYSAGVPGSFFERVLPKESFHIGVINYAFHFTSKIPKGITDRDSPSWNRDMHCTGFNEAVKKAYLDQYSADTKILLDARADELVPGGLMLLFGSCLRDGVKMSETSKGIVLDAVGASLNDLAQQGVIEQDKVDSFSTPLYFAEENELKQIIEENGRFTIEAFEDIIHAKGEFTLDPKVLAVSCRASFGTFLSQHFGEKVFTKVFDLIEAKLRQQLPRLLNAKPGMQYLIVLRKKN, encoded by the exons ATGGCAACTACTCCAAAATGGATCATGGTGGGAGGAGAAGGTCCTGAGAGTTACAACCAGAACTCCTCGTATcag AGAGCACTGTTAGAAGCGGCAAAAGAAAAGATGAGCGAGGCTATCAAGGCCAAACTCAGCCTTGATTTGATCTCTGATCGGTTCAGTGTGGCAGATTTTGGTTGTGCGAGTGGACCTAACACTTTTGTTGCAGTCCAAAACATCATTGATGCAGTTGAAGACAAGTACCGCAAGGAAACCGGACAAAACCCGGCCGAGAACATCGAGTTGCAAGTCCTCTTCAACGACTTTACCACTAACGATTTCAACACTCTCTTCCAGTCACTTCCTGCGGGCAGAAGATACTACAGTGCTGGTGTTCCGGGTTCCTTCTTCGAACGTGTTCTTCCTAAAGAGAGTTTCCACATAGGAGTTATCAATTACGCATTCCATTTCACCTCCAAAATCCCCAAAGGGATCACGGACCGCGACTCTCCATCCTGGAACAGAGACATGCATTGCACTGGGTTCAACGAAGCGGTCAAGAAAGCATATCTTGATCAGTACTCGGCCGACACCAAGATTCTATTAGATGCTAGAGCCGACGAGCTCGTCCCCGGGGGATTGATGTTGCTTTTTGGATCGTGTCTGAGAGACGGAGTTAAGATGTCCGAGACCTCCAAAGGAATAGTGTTGGATGCTGTCGGAGCTTCTCTTAACGACCTTGCTCAACAG GGTGTTATCGAACAAGATAAGGTGGACTCTTTTAGCACGCCACTCTACTTTGCAGAAGAAAATGAGTTGAAGCAAATCATAGAGGAAAACGGGAGATTCACAATAGAGGCGTTCGAAGATATCATTCACGCAAAGGGGGAGTTTACGCTTGACCCCAAGGTTTTGGCAGTCTCTTGCAGGGCCTCCTTTGGAACTTTTCTATCTCAACATTTTGGAGAGAAAGTCTTTACCAAAGTCTTTGACCTCATCGAGGCCAAGCTACGCCAACAGCTTCCTCGCCTCCTGAATGCCAAACCCGGAATGCAGTACCTAATCGTGCTTCGAAAGAAAAACTAG
- the LOC103852330 gene encoding probable histone chaperone ASF1A codes for MSAINITNVTALDNPAPFVSPFQFEISYECLTSLKDDLEWKLIYVGSAEDETYDQTLESVLVGPVNVGNYRFVLQADPPDPSKIREEDIIGVTVLLLTCSYMGQEFLRVGYYVNNDYEDEQLREEPPTKVLIDKVQRNILSDKPRVTKFPINFHPEDEQTATAPPPEPSDEQPDVNDASQVSPDQPPKPQESPQES; via the exons ATGAGTGCCATCAACATCACCAACGTCACCGCCTTGGACAACCCAGCGCCTTTTGTCAGCCCTTTTCAGTTCGAGATTTCGTACGAGTGCCTAACATCTCTCAAAGACG ATTTGGAATGGAAACTTATCTACGTAGGCTCAGCAGAAGATGAGACTTATGATCAAACTCTAGAGAGTGTGCTTGTTGGGCCTGTTAATGTTGGCAACTACCGCTTTGTATTGCAG GCTGATCCTCCGGATCCATCAAAGATCCGCGAGGAAGACATCATAGGTGTCACGGTGCTGTTGTTGACATGTTCTTACATGGGTCAAGAGTTCTTACGAGTTGGATATTACGTCAACAATGACTATGAAGATGAGCAACTCAGGGAAGAGCCTCCAACTAAGGTTTTGATTGATAAAGTCCAGAGGAACATACTCTCCGACAAGCCTAGAGTTACTAAGTTCCCTATTAATTTTCATCCAGAGGACGAGCAAACTGCTACCGCTCCTCCTCCTGAACCATCTGATGAACAACCTGATGTCAATGACGCATCTCAAGTTTCACCTGACCAGCCACCAAAACCACAGGAGTCTCCCCAGGAATCATGA
- the LOC103872212 gene encoding uncharacterized protein LOC103872212 yields the protein MAIWNATIDGRCVLCSQHMETRDHLFFSCPYSAAVWGRLSRNLMGSHFSTNWNDIVLFVSQKKLDRVELFLTRYVMHTTVYALWRERNARKHGDVSTPSAVLFRTIDRLVKNRVMSLNSPHEKRFTMGFQVWIGAVS from the coding sequence ATGGCTATTTGGAACGCGACAATTGATGGAAGATGTGTCCTCTGCAGCCAGCATATGGAGACACGTGaccatctcttcttctcttgccCATACTCGGCGGCAGTCTGGGGCAGATTATCTCGAAACCTGATGGGAAGCCACTTCTCAACAAACTGGAATGATATTGTCCTCTTTGTATCGCAGAAGAAGCTTGACAGAGTTGAACTGTTCCTCACACGCTATGTCATGCACACTACCGTCTATGCATTATGGAGAGAAAGGAACGCTAGGAAACATGGGGATGTCTCGACACCATCAGCAGTACTCTTCAGAACCATCGACAGACTTGTCAAAAACAGAGTTATGTCGTTGAACTCTCCTCATGAAAAGAGATTCACGATGGGTTTTCAAGTATGGATTGGAGCTGTGAGTTAG
- the LOC103872071 gene encoding E3 ubiquitin-protein ligase SINA-like 4 has protein sequence MSTSPRRDDGRRASDRGSSKKQRLPHVSGNESSDDSSSAEEDDVGSQNGSTESCERVLLVLSDDSDSDEEIRLTDILRSRRPQRLSPPKSMTLPNSDVLDCPCCFEPLKRPVFQCNNGHLACYSCCTKLKKKCSLCAMPIGDTRCRPIEKVIKTCLVACSNAKYGCKQSTRYDKVANHEKLCVFAPCSCPVRNCNYVGSYKNLNNHFRATHKRIPGEIMSFVFNSPKLFGLDHNDDQVIFQEEKEGDLVVVKGFKRSDGVYVTVRRIAPIVKEIPKLSCSIARLKAHSTLRLGFQVENVQKVGEQQVQPEDNFMLIPSHMSGCCHCMKMQICIGNEDDYTRI, from the exons ATGTCAACATCGCCGAGGCGTGACGACGGAAGAAGAGCTAGCGACAGAGGCTCCTCGAAGAAGCAACGGCTTCCTCATGTTTCTGGAAACGAATCCTCGGACGACTCAAGTTCCGCTGAAGAAGATGACGTAGGATCTCAAAATGGCTCAACCGAGAGCTGTGAAAGAGTGCTACTTGTGCTGAGTGACGATAGCGATTCTGATGAGGAGATAAGGCTTACGGATATTCTTCGATCAAGAAGACCACAGAGGCTTTCACCACCCAAATCCATGACGCTGCCGAACTCGGATGTTCTTGATTGCCCCTGTTGCTTCGAGCCATTGAAGAGGCCTGTCTTTCAg TGTAATAATGGGCATCTAGCTTGTTATTCATGCTGCACCAAACTGAAGAAGAAATGCTCATTGTGCGCAATGCCCATTGGGGACACTCGATGCAGACCCATAGAGAAGGTCATAAAAACATGCTTAGTCGCATGTTCAAATGCGAAATACGGGTGTAAACAGAGCACTAGATATGACAAAGTAGCAAACCATGAGAAGCTGTGTGTTTTCGCCCCATGTTCATGTCCTGTACGAAACTGTAACTACGTCGGTTCCTACAAGAATCTCAACAACCACTTTCGTGCTACACACAAACGGATTCCCGGTGAAATCATGTCGTTTGTGTTCAATAGTCCTAAACTATTTGGCCTGGATCATAATGATGATCAGGTTATTTTTCAGGAAGAGAAAGAAGGTGATCTTGTTGTAGTTAAAGGTTTCAAGAGATCCGATGGTGTGTATGTGACTGTGAGACGTATTGCACCTATAGTTAAAGAAATTCCCAAACTCTCCTGCAGTATAGCCAGACTCAAAGCGCATAGCACACTACGTCTTGGATTCCAGGTGGAGAATGTTCAGAAAGTGGGAGAGCAGCAAGTGCAGCCTGAAGATaatttcatgttgattccatcTCATATGTCGGGTTGTTGCCATTGCATGAAGATGCAGATTTGTATCGGCAACGAAGATGATTATACTCGTATCTGA
- the LOC103852328 gene encoding farnesoic acid carboxyl-O-methyltransferase — MAPTYTMAGGKGPNSYSQHSTYQRALLEVAKEKISEAISTKLEINSASNRFNIADFGCSTGPNTFLAVQNIIDAVGQKYRKETQKNPDDNIEFQVLFNDHSNNDFNTLFQTLPPTKGYFVAGVPGSFFGRVLPRDSLHVGHCSYSLHWLSQIPKGIADPNSPAWNKDIHCTGFSEKVAEAYLDQFKIDMGSFLKARGEELVSGGLLFLLGSCVPDGVKMSETMKGMLLDHLGNCLNDVAKEGLINQEELDSFNFPIYPAHVAEFKSVIEDNGCFTIEAFEKISHANEEFPLDPEFLATSNKVTFGGVIESRFGKEAMERTNELYEKKCPEILPELANAKSGMQFFIMLRRN, encoded by the exons atggCTCCGACGTACACGATGGCTGGAGGCAAGGGTCCGAATAGCTACAGTCAACATTCAACGTATCAG AGAGCGTTGCTTGAAGTAGCAAAGGAAAAGATCAGTGAAGCAATCTCCACCAAACTCGAAATCAACTCAGCTTCCAATCGCTTTAACATAGCGGATTTTGGTTGTTCCACTGGACCTAACACGTTCCTTGCAGTACAAAACATAATTGATGCTGTGGGACAGAAGTACCGAAAGGAAACTCAGAAAAATCCGGATGATAACATTGAGTTTCAAGTTCTTTTTAACGATCATTCAAACAATGATTTCAACACCCTTTTCCAAACTCTCCCTCCGACCAAAGGATACTTTGTTGCTGGAGTTCCCGGATCTTTCTTTGGCCGTGTTCTTCCTCGAGACAGTCTCCATGTGGGACATTGTTCATACTCGCTTCATTGGTTGTCCCAAATTCCTAAAGGGATCGCGGATCCAAACTCTCCTGCATGGAACAAGGACATTCATTGCACTGGATTCTCGGAGAAGGTCGCGGAAGCGTATCTTGATCAGTTCAAGATCGACATGGGAAGTTTCCTGAAAGCAAGAGGAGAAGAACTCGTGTCCGGGGGATTGCTATTTCTTCTTGGATCATGTGTACCGGATGGAGTTAAAATGTCTGAAACAATGAAAGGAATGCTTCTTGATCACTTGGGAAATTGCCTCAATGATGTAGCTAaagag GGATTAATCAACCAAGAAGAGCTAGACTCTTTCAACTTCCCAATCTATCCGGCACACGTTGCGGAATTCAAGAGTGTCATTGAAGATAACGGATGTTTCACGATAGAAGCGTTTGAGAAAATTAGTCATGCTAACGAAGAATTTCCACTGGATCCAGAGTTCTTGGCAACTTCAAACAAAGTTACATTTGGAGGAGTTATTGAGTCGAGGTTTGGTAAAGAAGCAATGGAGAGGACAAATGAGCTTTATGAGAAGAAGTGTCCAGAGATACTTCCGGAACTTGCCAATGCCAAATCCGGAATGCAATTTTTCATTATGCTTCGAAGAAATTAA